The following coding sequences are from one Novipirellula caenicola window:
- a CDS encoding amidohydrolase family protein, with product MTANTRAFAARWIFPISHPPIHGGWVRMDRQQIVEVGQGPPPADAEDLGDVALLPKLVNAHTHLEFSDCETPIGEPGIELYQWVGKVIAARQSTTVAAKAYAIIKGLKESSESGVGLVGEIATLPSEYPIPDGSQQQAPFPELVTFAETIGLSTQRGNERFELTEHHVQTQPRGAISPHAPYSTSRPLIQRCVQLACESQRPLAMHVAESPAERELLCGGSGPFAETLRQLGVWDASLFPWDDQPFRWLIDLLAKVPHGLLVHGNDFQPSEIEQIAKHPSLSVVYCPRTHHFFRYKPHPVGEMLARGIRVALGTDSRASNPDLNLWREVQFLLKHRPDIDPEKVLGMGTINGANAMGRSKQGRLQPGSLPQFNLIPTTANTLQGVYRDMAEQPLQPGL from the coding sequence ATGACAGCTAACACGCGTGCCTTCGCAGCACGTTGGATCTTTCCCATTTCGCATCCGCCTATTCATGGTGGATGGGTTCGCATGGATCGTCAACAGATCGTCGAGGTGGGACAGGGACCGCCGCCTGCGGATGCCGAGGATCTCGGCGATGTCGCGTTGCTGCCGAAATTGGTCAACGCCCACACGCACCTCGAATTTTCGGATTGCGAGACTCCGATTGGCGAACCCGGCATAGAACTGTACCAATGGGTCGGCAAAGTCATCGCCGCGCGTCAATCCACCACGGTTGCAGCAAAAGCTTACGCCATTATCAAAGGCTTGAAAGAATCGTCCGAATCCGGAGTCGGGCTTGTCGGCGAAATCGCCACGCTTCCGAGCGAATACCCGATACCGGATGGTTCTCAGCAACAAGCCCCTTTCCCAGAACTCGTCACGTTCGCCGAGACGATCGGGTTGTCAACACAACGCGGCAACGAGCGGTTTGAGCTCACCGAGCATCATGTTCAAACCCAGCCCCGTGGTGCAATCAGTCCGCATGCACCCTATTCGACCTCTCGACCGCTGATCCAGCGATGTGTCCAATTGGCGTGTGAAAGTCAACGTCCATTGGCGATGCATGTTGCCGAATCGCCTGCCGAACGAGAGTTGCTCTGTGGCGGGTCAGGACCGTTTGCCGAGACGCTTCGGCAATTGGGAGTTTGGGATGCATCGCTGTTCCCATGGGACGATCAACCGTTTCGTTGGTTGATCGATCTGCTGGCCAAGGTGCCGCATGGTTTGCTCGTGCATGGCAACGATTTTCAGCCAAGCGAAATCGAGCAAATCGCCAAGCATCCATCGCTAAGTGTTGTCTATTGTCCGCGGACGCATCACTTTTTCCGATACAAGCCGCATCCGGTCGGCGAGATGTTGGCCCGCGGGATTCGCGTCGCCCTAGGAACCGATTCGCGAGCCAGTAATCCTGATTTGAATCTTTGGCGAGAGGTTCAGTTTTTGCTAAAGCATCGTCCCGACATCGATCCCGAAAAGGTGCTCGGTATGGGGACCATCAATGGAGCCAATGCAATGGGCAGGTCAAAACAGGGACGATTGCAGCCCGGTTCGTTGCCTCAGTTCAATCTGATTCCTACCACGGCCAATACGTTGCAGGGTGTGTACCGAGACATGGCTGAGCAACCGCTACAGCCCGGGCTTTGA
- a CDS encoding pitrilysin family protein: protein MAQFRHHTLANGLRIAAEIDNRCYSAAMGYFVRAGSRNETDIESGLSHFLEHMMFKGTAKRSAADVNRELDELGGQSNAYTTEEQTVYYATVLPKFQDRIVELLTDMLSPTLDPREFETERQVILEEIAKYEDQPPFGAFERAMERHFGPRGLGRRVLGTAESIETMRVETMRDYFNRRYRGENIVLAATGNVDFDALVDAVEHQTRQWADRPCPPEPQADDPQSLPDGISMDAELDISDAAQAYFVQMSPGPSMTSQDRYAARILASIVGDEGGSRLFWDLIDTGRAEAATVWPQEFTDCGAWFAYLVCEPAAMQGNRKWMADVLRRTAEQGVTSEELEQAVNKATAACIMQSERPSNRLSSVGSRWLICEEYASTDDLLERFKKVDQQAVANAAKKYLCQETTDVLATASEAAV, encoded by the coding sequence ATGGCGCAGTTCCGACACCATACGCTTGCCAACGGTCTCCGCATTGCCGCAGAGATCGACAACCGCTGTTATTCCGCAGCAATGGGCTATTTTGTTCGCGCAGGATCTCGCAACGAAACGGATATCGAATCGGGGTTAAGCCATTTCCTGGAACACATGATGTTCAAGGGAACCGCGAAGCGATCGGCTGCCGATGTGAATCGCGAACTCGACGAGCTCGGCGGACAAAGCAATGCCTACACGACCGAAGAGCAAACGGTGTATTACGCCACCGTGCTGCCGAAGTTTCAAGACCGGATCGTCGAACTGCTGACCGACATGCTCAGCCCGACACTCGATCCGCGCGAATTTGAAACCGAACGTCAAGTGATTTTGGAAGAGATCGCCAAGTACGAAGACCAACCGCCGTTTGGCGCCTTTGAACGCGCGATGGAGCGTCACTTTGGCCCACGCGGACTCGGACGACGTGTGCTGGGGACCGCCGAGTCGATTGAAACGATGCGTGTCGAAACGATGCGTGACTATTTCAATCGCCGCTATCGAGGCGAAAACATTGTGCTGGCCGCGACGGGCAATGTCGACTTTGATGCCTTGGTAGATGCGGTCGAACATCAGACCCGCCAATGGGCCGATCGTCCTTGCCCGCCGGAACCCCAGGCGGACGACCCGCAGTCGCTGCCCGATGGCATTTCGATGGATGCGGAACTTGATATCTCTGACGCCGCTCAAGCTTACTTCGTCCAGATGAGCCCCGGCCCAAGCATGACCAGCCAGGACCGTTACGCTGCCCGCATCCTGGCGTCGATCGTCGGTGACGAAGGAGGCAGCCGATTGTTCTGGGACCTGATCGATACCGGACGCGCCGAAGCCGCCACCGTGTGGCCGCAGGAATTCACCGATTGCGGCGCGTGGTTCGCCTACTTGGTTTGCGAACCCGCCGCGATGCAGGGCAACCGCAAATGGATGGCCGACGTGCTTCGCCGCACCGCTGAACAAGGCGTCACGAGCGAAGAACTCGAGCAAGCTGTGAACAAGGCCACCGCCGCCTGTATCATGCAGAGCGAACGGCCCAGCAACCGGCTCTCCAGCGTCGGTAGCCGCTGGTTGATTTGCGAAGAGTATGCCAGCACCGATGATCTGCTCGAACGATTCAAAAAAGTGGACCAGCAGGCGGTCGCGAATGCGGCTAAAAAATACCTTTGCCAAGAAACAACCGATGTGTTGGCAACGGCCAGCGAGGCGGCGGTGTAG
- a CDS encoding DUF1559 domain-containing protein yields MKLSKKGFTLIEMLVVISIIAILAALALPALAKAREAARRSTCSNNLRQFGVGLLTYAERDQIGRLCTGASDYNRDGCMDTYGWVADLVNSGAALPSDMLCPSNGGKGSEKLNDLLGSNSTNGKGTTAARLNKGACREIFGATPALAAGSAERAAHIGTQFLEKGYNTNYAAGYHLVRNAPLTSGTGSNIVLSTRSANQTDFKQREGTYGPIQLSIIDGSRIPSSSIALLGDAGPGDIDEAVLIVSITDSNGEELLPQGMLLTEAFNDGPAYVNSADSLSLAKQDAAGDSSLPIAGQMACEKGNATIAACFDFDSTTTGTSNRGPTGKGGNNLYLQDTRDWMAVHGGIANILMADGSVKQFYDGRNGDGYLNPGFQFANGIATDSQVSGYADSEVELMPNEMFNGLFIDSATLKGTFESASGS; encoded by the coding sequence ATGAAATTGTCGAAAAAAGGCTTTACCCTAATCGAAATGCTGGTCGTCATTTCGATCATCGCAATCCTGGCAGCACTGGCGCTTCCGGCGCTCGCCAAAGCCCGTGAAGCAGCTCGCCGCAGCACCTGCTCGAACAACCTTCGCCAATTCGGCGTCGGGCTACTGACCTATGCTGAACGCGATCAAATCGGTCGCTTGTGCACCGGTGCGAGCGACTACAATCGCGACGGATGTATGGACACCTACGGCTGGGTCGCGGACCTTGTCAATTCGGGTGCCGCACTTCCATCGGACATGCTTTGCCCGAGCAACGGTGGCAAGGGTTCGGAAAAACTCAATGACTTGCTCGGCAGCAATTCGACCAACGGCAAAGGCACCACGGCCGCCCGTTTGAACAAAGGGGCTTGCCGCGAGATCTTTGGTGCAACCCCTGCTTTGGCCGCAGGATCAGCCGAACGTGCTGCACACATTGGAACCCAATTCCTTGAAAAGGGCTACAACACGAACTACGCGGCCGGTTATCACTTGGTTCGTAACGCTCCGCTGACCTCGGGAACCGGATCGAACATCGTATTGAGCACTCGCTCGGCCAACCAAACCGACTTCAAACAACGCGAAGGCACGTACGGTCCGATCCAATTGTCGATCATCGACGGCAGCCGCATCCCATCGTCAAGCATCGCCCTGCTTGGCGACGCCGGTCCTGGCGATATCGACGAAGCGGTTTTGATCGTTTCGATCACCGACAGCAACGGTGAAGAATTGCTTCCTCAAGGCATGCTGTTGACCGAAGCGTTCAACGACGGCCCTGCTTACGTCAACTCGGCCGACTCGCTTTCGTTGGCCAAACAAGATGCCGCCGGTGACAGCTCGCTTCCGATCGCAGGCCAAATGGCATGCGAAAAGGGCAATGCGACGATCGCGGCTTGCTTTGACTTTGACAGCACCACCACCGGCACCTCCAACCGAGGTCCTACCGGAAAAGGCGGTAACAATCTTTACCTTCAAGACACGCGTGACTGGATGGCCGTTCACGGTGGTATCGCCAACATTTTGATGGCGGACGGTTCGGTCAAACAGTTCTACGACGGTCGCAACGGCGACGGCTACTTGAACCCAGGCTTCCAATTCGCCAACGGAATTGCCACCGACTCGCAAGTCAGTGGCTACGCCGACAGCGAAGTGGAATTGATGCCCAACGAAATGTTCAACGGCTTGTTCATCGATTCCGCAACCCTGAAGGGCACTTTTGAAAGTGCCTCGGGCAGCTAA
- a CDS encoding DUF1573 domain-containing protein produces MLLLRATGLRIAVGFLALTVVFGLAIALGSVTKYKPYGVPDHRRAEYDAILAKLGAEAKAIAKAEKSKSPIAKIEQTEFDFGLLDPGTNGAKHDFVIHNDGQDELLLTAAGSSCKCTVAKIEDRIVPPGESRPVTLIWNVGEDVSDQYEQVAIIETNDPRKPTIELTVRGKVRSTWAVNSDTLIHLKGSVDKPIEASCVLYSQVFDDFVILETETSSGAIEVASEPLEPLDLRSLQGRCGYKLNVKYRSPTDRMGAFQENIRVCVLDTKTTQTEWIDLPVQGTIGKPLIFHGPELDAQGLDLGTVEVGDPKEWSFFVRFRTETEVTEAIVTDMAPAGLTAVLERVKRVKNTFRVTIKLAEDAKPHRFYFDRQGYIEIANKANPEQSDWMPLSGQIITPAAKGLVGR; encoded by the coding sequence ATGCTTTTACTCCGCGCAACAGGCCTTCGCATCGCAGTTGGCTTCTTGGCTCTGACGGTCGTTTTTGGTCTTGCCATCGCACTAGGTTCGGTGACCAAGTACAAACCGTACGGCGTACCGGATCATCGTCGTGCCGAGTATGACGCGATCCTGGCAAAGCTTGGCGCCGAAGCCAAGGCGATTGCCAAAGCGGAGAAGAGCAAGAGCCCGATCGCAAAAATTGAGCAAACGGAATTCGACTTTGGCTTGCTTGATCCTGGAACCAACGGAGCCAAACACGATTTCGTCATTCACAACGACGGACAAGATGAACTGCTGTTGACCGCGGCAGGCAGCAGTTGCAAATGCACGGTTGCCAAGATCGAAGACCGCATTGTTCCGCCCGGCGAATCACGCCCGGTCACGTTGATCTGGAACGTCGGCGAGGACGTCAGCGACCAATACGAACAGGTCGCCATCATTGAAACCAACGACCCACGAAAACCAACCATCGAATTGACCGTCCGTGGCAAGGTGCGATCCACATGGGCCGTCAACTCCGACACGCTCATTCATCTGAAAGGCAGCGTCGACAAACCGATCGAAGCTTCGTGCGTGTTGTACAGCCAAGTCTTTGATGACTTTGTCATTCTGGAAACCGAAACATCCAGCGGAGCGATCGAGGTTGCTAGCGAACCACTCGAGCCGCTTGATCTGCGTTCGCTGCAAGGACGTTGCGGTTACAAGCTGAATGTGAAATACCGTTCGCCCACCGACCGCATGGGGGCGTTCCAAGAGAACATTCGGGTCTGTGTGCTCGACACCAAGACAACGCAAACGGAGTGGATCGATCTGCCCGTCCAAGGAACGATCGGCAAACCGCTAATCTTTCACGGCCCGGAGCTTGATGCACAGGGACTCGACTTGGGCACAGTCGAAGTCGGCGATCCGAAAGAATGGTCCTTCTTTGTCCGTTTTCGTACGGAAACCGAGGTGACCGAAGCGATCGTCACGGATATGGCCCCGGCTGGATTGACCGCGGTCCTTGAACGCGTCAAACGGGTCAAAAACACGTTTCGCGTGACGATCAAGTTGGCCGAGGATGCCAAGCCGCACCGGTTCTATTTTGATCGCCAAGGCTATATCGAAATCGCGAACAAGGCGAATCCCGAGCAGAGCGACTGGATGCCCCTTTCGGGACAGATCATCACGCCCGCCGCCAAGGGCTTGGTGGGCCGCTAA
- the miaB gene encoding tRNA (N6-isopentenyl adenosine(37)-C2)-methylthiotransferase MiaB, protein MSKVFIHTVGCQMNVLDSEMVIADLKRHGYTVVDSPLEADCVLYNTCSVREHAEDKIYSALGKIRAAKENAPSKMIGVMGCMAQKDQETIFKRAPYVDMVVGPGQLHTIPELLQRIGRGEGRQLAVSLSRTEGSQATIARSHETFDPLRDPTMRPTPFQAYLRIQIGCDKFCTYCVVPNTRGPEQGRPPAQILSEARTLAEQGCREITLLGQTVNSYRYRDGDHTTDMSSLLEQLHEVDGIDRIKFVTNYPKDMTERLLTTVRDLPKCSPYLHVPAQSGSDAVLKRMKRGYTIADYMEMFERIERILPEAAVSSDFIVGFCGETEEDFQKSVALIERCRFKNSFIFQYSVRPGTQASKRLEDDVPHEVKVRRNNELLAVQDAIAKEDNQKLVGSVVEVLVEGPSKKAAKSDPDANVVQMVGRTPCDRIVVFDGNRRQAGQFMKIAIDDALVHTLIGRVQTVDVVSIDLARS, encoded by the coding sequence ATGAGCAAAGTTTTTATCCACACCGTTGGCTGTCAAATGAATGTGCTTGACAGCGAGATGGTCATCGCCGATTTGAAGCGACACGGCTACACCGTCGTGGATTCGCCGCTGGAAGCCGATTGCGTGCTGTACAACACCTGCAGTGTCCGCGAGCATGCCGAGGACAAAATCTACAGTGCACTGGGCAAAATCCGTGCTGCCAAAGAAAACGCCCCCAGCAAAATGATCGGGGTGATGGGCTGCATGGCGCAAAAGGACCAAGAGACGATTTTCAAACGAGCTCCCTACGTCGACATGGTTGTCGGCCCAGGACAACTGCACACCATCCCTGAGCTGTTGCAGCGAATTGGTCGTGGCGAAGGCCGCCAGCTGGCCGTTTCTCTATCGCGGACCGAGGGATCGCAAGCGACGATCGCGCGAAGCCATGAAACCTTTGACCCGCTGCGTGATCCGACAATGCGGCCGACGCCGTTTCAGGCTTACTTGCGAATTCAAATTGGCTGTGACAAGTTTTGCACGTACTGTGTTGTGCCCAACACGCGGGGGCCCGAACAAGGACGACCACCGGCACAAATCTTGTCCGAAGCACGCACGCTAGCCGAACAAGGATGTCGCGAGATCACGCTACTCGGACAAACGGTCAACAGTTACCGCTATCGTGATGGCGATCACACCACCGACATGTCTTCGCTGCTCGAACAACTGCACGAAGTCGATGGAATCGATCGCATCAAATTTGTCACGAACTATCCCAAAGATATGACCGAACGGTTGCTGACCACGGTGCGTGATCTACCGAAATGTTCGCCCTACTTGCACGTCCCCGCGCAGAGCGGTTCCGATGCGGTGCTGAAGCGAATGAAGCGTGGCTACACGATCGCCGACTACATGGAGATGTTCGAACGGATTGAACGGATTTTGCCCGAAGCCGCCGTCAGCAGCGATTTCATCGTGGGGTTCTGTGGCGAAACCGAAGAAGACTTTCAAAAATCGGTTGCTTTGATTGAGCGTTGCCGATTCAAGAATAGTTTTATCTTCCAATACAGTGTGCGACCGGGAACACAGGCTTCCAAACGGCTCGAAGACGACGTTCCTCACGAGGTCAAAGTACGCCGAAACAACGAGTTGTTGGCGGTCCAAGATGCGATCGCCAAGGAAGACAACCAAAAATTGGTGGGCAGCGTGGTCGAAGTGTTGGTGGAAGGCCCGAGCAAGAAGGCGGCGAAGTCGGATCCCGATGCAAATGTCGTGCAGATGGTCGGCCGCACGCCGTGCGACCGCATCGTCGTGTTCGATGGCAATCGTCGCCAAGCAGGCCAATTCATGAAGATCGCGATCGATGACGCACTTGTTCACACGTTGATTGGTCGAGTACAAACGGTTGATGTCGTTTCGATCGACCTGGCCCGAAGCTAG
- a CDS encoding phenylacetate--CoA ligase family protein, producing the protein MAQKRPFYRDRLQNLSLPLKSLEQLQQIPLLTKADLIPSSQPKAAGIFDLPMSHYTRMHQTSGTRGWPLPVLDTQDDWRWWIRCWHYVLDVAKVTEDDIAMMAFSFGPFIGFWTANDAMIDRGATCVPLGGMSSESRLKMIQDHGCTVLCCTPTYALHLVSTAKSLGLDLTKNRVSRIIVAGEPGGSLPAVRNRIEQGWGAKLIDHAGASELGAWGFGSPDGRGLHVIESEFIAEVLDFSGDDPGGSQVAEGQIGELVLTNLGRYGGPAIRYRTGDIVRAFRDHDQPSTFLWLEGGVIGRADDMIVIRGVNIFPSSIESIIREISESSEYRIIVEQVDEMDQIRLELEGTAEQAAFVSQLLRDRLALRVEVAAVAEGSLPRFEAKSRRLVDQRSSQG; encoded by the coding sequence GTGGCTCAAAAGCGTCCGTTTTATCGAGATCGGCTGCAAAACTTGTCATTGCCACTGAAATCGCTTGAGCAATTGCAGCAGATTCCGCTGTTGACCAAGGCCGATTTGATTCCCTCGTCACAACCCAAAGCTGCGGGCATATTCGATCTGCCCATGTCGCATTACACCCGGATGCATCAAACCAGCGGGACTCGGGGATGGCCGCTGCCAGTACTCGATACGCAAGACGATTGGAGATGGTGGATTCGTTGTTGGCACTACGTGTTGGATGTGGCGAAGGTGACCGAGGATGACATTGCCATGATGGCGTTTTCGTTTGGTCCCTTCATTGGATTTTGGACGGCCAACGACGCCATGATCGACCGCGGCGCTACCTGTGTGCCGCTTGGCGGGATGTCCAGTGAATCACGATTGAAGATGATCCAAGATCACGGATGTACCGTGTTGTGCTGCACGCCTACCTATGCGTTGCATTTGGTTTCGACTGCAAAGTCGCTGGGCTTGGATCTGACGAAAAACCGTGTCTCGCGGATCATCGTCGCGGGAGAACCCGGTGGGTCGTTGCCTGCGGTCCGAAATCGAATCGAACAGGGATGGGGCGCGAAATTGATCGACCATGCCGGGGCCAGTGAACTTGGGGCTTGGGGATTCGGCAGTCCCGATGGACGCGGGCTGCATGTGATCGAATCGGAATTTATCGCAGAAGTGCTTGATTTCAGCGGTGACGATCCTGGCGGCAGCCAAGTCGCTGAGGGTCAGATCGGTGAATTGGTGTTGACCAATTTGGGGCGATACGGAGGCCCCGCAATTCGCTATCGTACCGGCGACATCGTGCGAGCATTTCGCGATCACGATCAGCCGTCGACGTTCCTGTGGCTCGAAGGAGGCGTGATTGGCCGAGCGGATGACATGATCGTCATTCGTGGAGTGAATATTTTTCCAAGTAGCATTGAGTCGATTATCCGCGAGATAAGCGAGTCGAGCGAATACCGGATCATTGTCGAGCAGGTCGATGAAATGGACCAGATTCGGCTCGAGTTGGAAGGGACGGCAGAGCAGGCTGCGTTCGTTTCACAATTACTGCGTGATCGTCTTGCATTACGGGTCGAAGTGGCGGCGG
- a CDS encoding pitrilysin family protein, with product MAILVQSMPWLRTAAFSLSLRAGVNAEADDDAGLASMVCEMVQRGAGNYSSRDLVAIQDNLGMDRSSGVSTSAVSYGGSMPADSLQAALELYADIVRRPHLPADQLDDAKSMAMQELRAIEDEPTQRVMIRLREMQYGKRLGRNNHGTQTSLAKITPDHIREFYTSHYHASGAILAVAGNLDIDEVVGWAKQNFGDWKSGPIATAAKFEGTAGQEHIDSPSSQTHIGFSFDGIPFGHADYFKLRAAIGILSDGMSSRLFDRVREQRGLCYTITAGCHSLEQLGAVFGYAGTTPERAQQTLDVTLGEFKKFTADLRDDELERWKVRIQSNLIMEQESSASRASSIASDYFQLGRVLSTSELEQIIESLTLDEVKSYWLDHPPGNYRIVTLGPKKLAAPE from the coding sequence ATGGCGATCCTTGTTCAATCCATGCCATGGCTGCGAACCGCAGCGTTTTCGTTGTCGTTGCGAGCCGGTGTGAACGCCGAAGCCGATGACGATGCTGGACTTGCATCGATGGTTTGCGAGATGGTCCAGCGTGGTGCGGGAAACTACAGCAGCCGTGACCTGGTCGCGATCCAAGACAATCTGGGGATGGATCGATCCTCGGGCGTTTCGACTTCGGCCGTGTCCTACGGCGGATCGATGCCCGCCGACTCACTGCAGGCCGCACTGGAACTGTATGCCGACATCGTGCGTCGCCCGCACTTGCCCGCCGATCAGCTTGACGATGCCAAGTCGATGGCCATGCAAGAACTGCGAGCGATCGAAGACGAACCGACCCAGCGGGTGATGATCCGGCTGCGTGAAATGCAGTACGGCAAACGACTTGGCCGCAACAACCACGGCACGCAAACCAGTTTGGCCAAAATCACACCGGACCATATTCGCGAGTTCTATACATCGCATTATCACGCCAGCGGCGCGATCCTTGCCGTGGCGGGCAACCTGGATATCGATGAAGTCGTTGGCTGGGCCAAACAGAATTTCGGCGACTGGAAATCAGGCCCAATCGCCACCGCAGCGAAGTTCGAAGGTACTGCCGGCCAAGAACATATCGATTCCCCATCGAGCCAAACGCACATTGGTTTTTCCTTTGACGGAATCCCCTTTGGCCACGCCGACTACTTCAAACTTCGTGCGGCGATCGGGATCCTCAGCGACGGCATGAGCAGTCGTTTGTTTGATCGCGTCCGAGAACAACGAGGGCTTTGCTACACGATCACCGCTGGCTGCCATTCGCTCGAGCAGTTGGGGGCCGTGTTTGGTTATGCCGGAACCACACCGGAACGAGCTCAGCAAACCTTGGATGTCACGCTAGGCGAATTCAAAAAGTTCACCGCAGACCTCCGCGATGATGAACTCGAACGATGGAAAGTCCGCATCCAAAGCAACTTGATCATGGAACAGGAATCCAGTGCGTCGCGGGCCTCGTCGATCGCTTCGGACTACTTCCAACTTGGCCGCGTGCTAAGCACGTCGGAACTGGAACAGATCATCGAGTCGTTGACGCTTGACGAGGTCAAATCCTATTGGTTGGACCATCCGCCGGGCAACTACCGAATCGTAACGCTCGGGCCTAAAAAGCTTGCTGCCCCTGAATAA
- a CDS encoding DUF1559 domain-containing protein — translation MFRERSKTPLTATRACAAFTLVEMLVVISIIGVLATLMLPAINRARAAARGTQCQSNLKQFGVGLTSRTATAPDSTFCSGDFNYERDGVPTEIGWVADLVNRGVLVGEMRCPSNPAMASTAIQQLLTMDISEINLSKYAGCAPCVDCLEDRRLGSEPFEDAMGDRVMNIAREIDENAVNDLAGRANLVDRRLIQKGYNTNYAGTWFLFRTEFTFDDSGNPAASESGCSAAIASASSDFKQLMNDTRGRYKTRGPLSTNRVDSGKAPASTIPLLCDAAAIGFLEIGVGETMPESVLYATSMVGQPVAISNGADWSLLEVPSLPAGTPREGVSGWLRVWNHKTRQDYRGMAPLHLGVAYVLMADGSIRAIADKNGDGYINNGFTQHPDYWTSSDVEAPEIMLSSYYSLNSKGSEN, via the coding sequence ATGTTTCGCGAACGTTCGAAGACTCCGCTTACAGCAACGCGAGCGTGTGCAGCTTTCACGCTTGTCGAGATGTTGGTGGTGATTTCGATTATCGGCGTGTTAGCGACACTGATGTTACCGGCAATCAACCGAGCTCGCGCTGCCGCACGAGGAACTCAGTGCCAAAGCAACCTAAAACAATTCGGAGTCGGATTGACCTCACGCACGGCCACCGCCCCCGATTCAACGTTTTGCTCAGGCGATTTCAACTATGAACGCGATGGTGTTCCCACGGAAATTGGATGGGTCGCCGATCTGGTGAACCGCGGCGTGTTGGTCGGTGAAATGCGATGTCCGAGCAATCCAGCGATGGCGTCAACCGCGATCCAACAGCTGTTGACGATGGATATCAGTGAAATCAATTTATCGAAGTACGCTGGCTGTGCACCCTGCGTCGACTGTCTCGAAGATCGCCGACTCGGCAGCGAGCCGTTCGAGGATGCGATGGGCGACCGAGTGATGAACATCGCTCGCGAGATCGACGAAAACGCCGTGAACGACCTCGCCGGGCGTGCCAACCTTGTTGATCGGCGTTTGATCCAAAAGGGATACAACACCAACTACGCAGGCACTTGGTTCCTGTTTCGCACCGAGTTCACATTTGACGACAGCGGAAACCCGGCGGCGAGCGAATCGGGATGCAGTGCCGCGATTGCCTCGGCAAGCAGCGACTTCAAGCAATTGATGAACGACACTCGCGGCCGCTACAAAACTCGCGGTCCGCTTTCGACCAATCGTGTTGATTCGGGCAAGGCTCCCGCTAGCACGATTCCGCTGTTGTGCGATGCCGCCGCCATCGGATTCTTAGAGATCGGAGTCGGCGAAACGATGCCCGAGAGTGTGCTGTACGCCACTTCGATGGTCGGACAGCCGGTCGCAATCAGCAATGGTGCGGATTGGAGTCTGCTCGAGGTGCCCAGTCTGCCAGCGGGCACCCCACGCGAAGGCGTTTCCGGATGGCTACGAGTTTGGAATCACAAGACACGCCAAGACTATCGCGGCATGGCTCCGCTGCACCTTGGCGTCGCCTATGTGCTGATGGCCGACGGATCGATTCGTGCGATTGCGGACAAAAACGGCGACGGCTACATCAACAACGGCTTTACACAACATCCCGATTACTGGACCAGCAGCGATGTCGAAGCACCCGAGATCATGTTGTCCAGCTACTACTCGCTGAACTCCAAAGGCAGCGAAAACTAA
- a CDS encoding DNA-3-methyladenine glycosylase, which yields MKKLPLQKNRLTREFYARPTEIVARELLGKCLMRRTNQQWVGGIIVETEAYLADSDAASHSARGKTRSNASMFSAAGTLYVYPIHAKYCMNAVTESSGRGSAVLIRAIQPVWGIEQMQSNRQTQDLKRLTRGPAMLCQAIAVDRSDDGIDLTTDRNILIAPPRTPSPAADIHATPRIGISKAIDERLRFFYRGNPFVSGPKRDHL from the coding sequence ATGAAAAAATTGCCACTTCAAAAAAACCGTTTAACTCGCGAATTTTATGCGAGGCCGACTGAAATCGTCGCTCGAGAATTGCTTGGCAAATGCCTAATGCGACGTACGAATCAGCAATGGGTCGGTGGGATCATTGTGGAAACGGAAGCCTATTTAGCCGACAGCGATGCTGCCAGCCATAGTGCACGCGGGAAGACCCGAAGCAACGCGTCGATGTTTTCGGCCGCCGGCACATTGTACGTTTATCCCATTCATGCGAAATACTGTATGAATGCCGTCACCGAAAGCTCCGGTCGTGGCAGTGCGGTATTGATCCGCGCGATCCAACCTGTGTGGGGAATCGAACAAATGCAAAGCAACCGTCAAACGCAAGACCTGAAACGTTTGACTCGCGGCCCCGCGATGCTTTGCCAGGCGATTGCGGTGGACCGCAGTGATGATGGCATCGACTTGACGACCGACCGAAACATCTTGATTGCCCCCCCGAGAACTCCATCGCCTGCGGCCGACATCCATGCCACGCCACGCATTGGGATCAGCAAGGCGATCGACGAGCGTTTGCGTTTCTTCTATCGCGGCAACCCTTTCGTCAGTGGGCCCAAGCGAGATCATCTGTGA